In the Phaseolus vulgaris cultivar G19833 chromosome 7, P. vulgaris v2.0, whole genome shotgun sequence genome, one interval contains:
- the LOC137829725 gene encoding uncharacterized protein, translating to MGRPSSTIEIPHERHRHNTRRTPDFDTSDDYRRRRSPSYDSYDRPTDRRRRSESPQHRNPRYANGTPNDNALPKKFGRRNGAYLDRDRGDWQRPDSDSDEELKGLNYEEYRRLKRQKMRKLLKYCIWNVTPSPPRRDDDDLEDYSKPDEISDRDDVGGKIDKEVKPRGKSKSESDSESEKSISSESDDSRYKKKRRKSSAGSSRRSYSDSGSESESESESEEEDRRRRKSRRNRRKKSNKSSRKRRYSDSDESDVSESGDSESSGRKRMKRSSSRSSSKRSRKGKKKTSETESEPAYSEEENGYGSGDAGKAAIDEVLNAEINAEAVKLKELFESQKKPALDNEPAVGPMPLPRAEGHISYGGALRPGEGDAIAQYVQQGKRIPRRGEVGLSAEEIQKFESLGYVMSGSRHQRMNAIRIRKENQVYSAEDKRALAMFNYEEKAKREHKVMADLQRLVQRHIGQDVGPTHDPFAAKASDGADA from the coding sequence ATGGGTAGGCCATCCTCCACCATCGAAATCCCTCACGAACGCCACCGACACAACACTCGCCGCACACCGGACTTCGATACATCCGACGACTATCGCCGCCGTCGCAGCCCCAGCTATGACTCTTACGACCGCCCTACGGATCGCCGCCGCCGTTCGGAATCGCCTCAGCACAGAAACCCTAGATACGCCAATGGAACTCCCAACGACAACGCTCTGCCGAAGAAATTCGGTCGCCGAAACGGCGCGTATCTGGACCGCGACCGCGGGGATTGGCAGCGTCCCGATTCCGACTCCGACGAGGAGTTGAAGGGTTTGAACTACGAGGAATACCGAAGGCTCAAGCGCCAGAAGATGAGGAAGTTGCTGAAATACTGCATCTGGAACGTCACGCCCAGTCCTCCGCGGCGCGACGACGATGATCTAGAGGATTATAGCAAACCTGATGAAATCTCTGACCGAGACGACGTCGGTGGGAAGATTGACAAGGAGGTCAAACCAAGAGGAAAATCGAAATCGGAATCTGATTCTGAATCTGAAAAATCTATCAGCAGTGAATCAGACGATTCGCGTTATaagaagaagagaaggaagAGTTCTGCTGGTTCTTCGAGGAGATCGTATAGTGATAGTGGGTCAGAATCTGAATCAGAGTCAGAATCAGAAGAAGAGGATCGTAGACGAAGGAAGAGTAGGAggaatagaagaaaaaaaagtaacaagAGCAGCAGGAAGAGAAGATATAGCGATTCAGATGAGAGTGACGTGAGCGAGAGTGGTGATTCTGAAAGCAGTGGGAGAAAGAGGATGAAACGTTCTTCTTCAAGGTCTAGTTCGAAGCGTagcagaaaaggaaaaaagaaaacttCTGAGACGGAAAGCGAGCCTGCTTATTCGGAGGAGGAGAATGGTTATGGTTCCGGTGATGCTGGTAAAGCTGCGATAGATGAGGTGTTGAACGCGGAGATTAATGCGGAGGCTGTGAAGTTAAAGGAATTGTTCGAGTCTCAGAAAAAACCCGCTTTGGACAACGAACCGGCTGTTGGGCCAATGCCGTTGCCGAGAGCTGAGGGGCATATCAGCTATGGTGGAGCGCTTAGGCCGGGTGAAGGTGATGCCATTGCACAGTATGTTCAACAAGGTAAGCGTATTCCGCGAAGAGGAGAAGTGGGTCTTTCTGCGGAGGAGATTCAGAAGTTTGAGAGTCTTGGTTATGTGATGAGTGGTAGTAGGCATCAGAGGATGAATGCCATTCGTATCAGGAAAGAAAACCAGGTTTATAGTGCTGAGGATAAACGTGCTTTGGCTATGTTTAACTATGAAGAGAAGGCCAAGAGGGAGCATAAGGTTATGGCTGATCTGCAGCGCCTTGTGCAACGCCACATTGGCCAGGATGTTGGTCCAACTCATGATCCTTTTGCTGCAAAAGCCTCCGATGGTGCTGATGCATGA
- the LOC137829722 gene encoding uncharacterized protein has product MKEFPSCFGENGVQVADSSSSNTTRAAQNVVTCVYQCKFRGRSCLITVSWTKTLMGQGLSVGIDGLGNHCLCKVEIKPWLFSKRKGSKNLEVQSGKIDIFWDLSCAKFGSGPEPLEGFYLAVVLNKELVLLLGDLKKEACKKIDSDCAFSHCGTVFIAKREHIFGKKFYGAKAQFCDKGQMHDVTIECDTVGFNDPSLVIRVDSKTVMQVKRLKWKFRGNHTILVDGVPVEVFWDVHSWLFGNAMGNAVFMFQTCISSEKVWEGQSVSDTTLTWASSQQFKDSQFQCFGFSLILYAWKHE; this is encoded by the coding sequence ATGAAGGAGTTTCCTTCTTGTTTTGGAGAAAATGGGGTTCAGGTTGCCGACTCATCCTCATCAAACACCACAAGAGCGGCTCAAAATGTTGTCACGTGTGTTTACCAGTGCAAATTCAGAGGCCGTTCATGCTTGATCACGGTCTCCTGGACCAAAACTCTGATGGGTCAAGGCTTGAGCGTGGGAATAGATGGCTTGGGAAATCATTGTCTCTGCAAGGTTGAGATAAAGCCATGGCTATTCTCAAAGAGAAAAGGGTCCAAGAATTTGGAGGTTCAATCTggtaaaattgatattttttggGATTTGAGTTGTGCCAAGTTTGGCTCCGGGCCTGAGCCACTGGAGGGGTTCTACTTAGCGGTTGTGTTGAACAAGGAGCTGGTGTTGCTCCTAGGGGATCTGAAAAAGGAGGCATGCAAGAAGATTGACAGTGATTGTGCTTTTTCCCACTGTGGTACCGTTTTCATTGCAAAAAGAGAGCATATTTTTGGGAAGAAGTTTTACGGTGCCAAGGCTCAGTTTTGTGACAAGGGGCAAATGCATGATGTCACAATTGAGTGTGATACTGTGGGTTTTAACGATCCCTCTCTTGTGATTCGGGTTGATAGTAAGACAGTGATGCAGGTGAAGCGTCTCAAGTGGAAATTCCGAGGGAATCACACCATTTTGGTGGATGGGGTTCCGGTTGAAGTGTTTTGGGATGTGCATAGTTGGCTCTTCGGGAATGCTATGGGCAATGCAGTGTTCATGTTTCAAACATGCATTTCAAGTGAAAAGGTGTGGGAAGGCCAATCAGTTTCTGATACCACACTAACATGGGCTTCTTCTCAGCAGTTTAAGGATTCCCAGTTCCAATGCTTTGGCTTCTCTCTCATTTTGTATGCTTGGAAACATGAGTAG